The window AACTTTTTCCGGACTTCAGAAAATTTTAGCTAGGATCTGGAGTAGCTAGGAGCCTAAAGAAAAGAAATATTTGGGTCAGAGTTATGCCCGCGCAATTTCCCAGTTTTCGCTAGAATATATGGAAGTTAAGTTGCACTTATCTTAattcaagtgtaacttatatttatattcatagtcattattatgaatccataaataagttttattagtgattccatgtcataatactgattgatctacttacggaaaTGATGTCTAAGCTAGATTTAGTGagatgtttaaagtgggatttccaaacaatatactatGTATACCAAACATACCCTACATGCGATATGATCTTACAAAgttattccttacttgatagatcttgatgtagaacttgggattagtgaggaatctaggCTATCATTAGTCACTAGGAATAACACATCATAGGAAAAGCTAAAGTGTTCGGCAAAGCGCTGCCCGAATTTCAAGTCATTAACTtttaacaagtgagttcatagttactttcaacttacacgtAGTAAAAAGTATTCTAATTGCTTAAATGTTATGTGTGTGTTGTTTAGTTGTGATTAATATATCTATGCAACATGATATAGCTATTACttgattaaaatatatatttatcatACTTCAAATATGATTGGGTAACGAAGGATTGTGTGAAATAATAAATGAGAGGCCATCATAGGTTAGTAAAGGGCTGTGTGAAATAATAAAATAGAGGTCATGATAGGTTAGTAAAGGAATGAGTGAAATAATAAAAGAGAGATTGTGATAGGTTAGTGAAGGGTTGTGCGAAATAATAAGTTGTGACCTGTTGTGTTTACCCAAAGTACTATTATACTACTATTCCTAGTCATCTAGGAAAGTATTAGTTAGTATAAGCCTGTGCGAAATAATAAGTTGTGACATGTTATGCTTACCAAGAGTATTATCATACTGATGTGCTCACCCAAAGTACTTGTATTAGTTGTGCCTAGTCAGCTAGGAAATTATTAGTTAGTAAAAGGTTGTGCGAAATAATAAGTTGTGACCTGTTATGCTCACAAAAAGTATTACCGTACTGTTATGCTCATCGAAAGTACTATTGTACTGTTGTGCCTAATCATATATGAAAGTATTATTTAGTTAAAGGTTGTGCAGAATAATAAGTTGTGACATGTTGTGATCACCATAAGTATTATTATATTGTTGTGCTCACCCAAAGTACTATTGTATTGTTGTGCCTAGTCATCTAGGAAAGTATTAGTTAGTAAAAGGTTGTGCAAAATAATTAGTTGTGAGCTTCTGTGGTCACCAAAAGTACTATCGTACTTTTGTGCTCACCCAAAGTACTATCATACTGTTGTGTCCAGTTATCTAGGAAAGTATAGACAATAACCACTGCTGAAAAAGATCATTTTGGAGATGTCCCTCAAGATCATTTTTTTAAGATTAGGAAGTGAGGATAACatgaatgggtaattgggttatttgttttttgaaatatatataattaaagattacaatattgtgggttgacaaccttatgtgctcaccaagctcccaagttTGACCTACTGTGTTTCTTTGTATCATATGTAATGGTACGAAGGTTTAGTGATATTGATGTTGAATCTGTCAAGAGATTTATGGAATTTTAGGTCATTTAATGTAAGGCATATAAAgaattgtttatgcttatgtttctatatcgATTATGACATCCCAAGCTTTTGAACATTAATGAAAAATGTTTCTTCGAAAACGATTTTATCTCACATCTTTATTATGGAACAAAATTCCACTTTTATAAAGAATACTATGTTTAAAATAAgaataatgaaattttttttaactGGTCGTAAAATTGGGGATCCCATAATGCACCGCCTTCCCCTCATTGTGTCTAGTAATCGGAAAACCAGCTTAGCCCATAACCACCACCACTAGTAACCTCTGGAGACCACAACCACTACCTCTTCACCGAAATAACATTATCATTATTCAAATCTAGAAAATATGCTAACCTAAAAATCCATTCAACTCATAAATCCATTCAAGAGATCAAATccatttaataaataaaacacttaattaacacgcatacatatacacacacatagGCACAAAACCATAAATTTGGGTTATATCTTCGCCGAAATATGTCGAAGAAACCCCATATGCaacaaataaaatttatatagtAGCTTCGGTTTCTTCTGATTTGAAGCTTAATCGAGTTGACCTGGACTCAATTCCGTCTAACAAGAGCATGGGCATGGCTGAGTCTACATGATTTTCAGATAATTTGAACCCTAATCAACCAAGAGGGTTTTATAGAATGTAATGACAATGAGAAGACGGTAGAGAAGGTTGTGGGGGTCATGTTGAGCGTTAGGTTCCAAAACTCTATTGTTTCAGAAGGAGGTAGATGTTGAGGTGGGGGTTTGTCGGAAACAACCAAGGCTACAAGGTAATGACATGCTTAGGGTTGTTGTGGTCGTCAAACGCCGAACGTGAAATACCACTGGTTGCTCACATGAAGATGCGATGGTTATCAAGAATTGATGTATggaatggtggtggtggtggtgttgtacGACACCGACGATAGCTAGGGAAGAATACAGATTACAGATTCGAGAATGGAATAAGGAAAGCTGGAAAGGTAAACATAAAGGGCTTATGGGGTGGGGGtggtttatttaattatttacagGGGCGGTTTTAGTAGGTGTCCCGGTGTGGCACTGACAACACTTATTTTTTCTGTCCGCAATGGAAATTTTTccaatttttcaattttttttacctaCTTTCCTGCATCGGCAACACCTATTTCAACCTCAACAACACATATTATGTATTCGTGCGTCCGTCCCTGActatttaatatatttaataattaaaataattatacaagaaatcgaaaaatattatttaaagtaAAATGGTCATTTCAACAACCAAATTCAAAACAAAAACAGATACAAGAAAAATCCGAATTAAAAAAATGTTAGAAACCAAAAGTAGAGATTAATCCAAACCACACAGACCATGTAATCTAccccaaaaaaaattaaaaataaaataaaaagtctCCGGACCGGTCGTAAGAAAAAATGAATTTGTATTCTATGGCACTGACGTCGTCAGTGACTTCATAATCTTTCCCTTTCTTCTACATTGCGAGAATCACACCAAGCTTTCTGCTTCAGTGCTTTGCAACCTTTTAACCTTCAGTATAGTATTTAAaactaattagggtttaagaaAACTGAGATCAACAGACAATAATGGCGACGGTGATTCCAAAAGTGAAATTAGGTTCACAAGGTTTAGTTGTTTCACAACAGGGATTAGGATGTATGGGTATGTCAGGTAACTACGGACTCCCAAAACCCGAAGCCGATATGATCAAGCTCATCCACCACGCCATTGACTCCGGTGTCACCTTCCTTGACACCTCCGACGTCTACGGTCCACACACCAACGAAATCCTCGTCGGCAAGGTAAGTAACGAAATTCCCGATTGATCGATCAAAATTGTTACCTACAGTTTTAGTCTTTGTCTTAATTTCGAGGTCTTAATTTCGAGGTGTGTGATGTTGTTCAGGCTTTGAAAGAAGGAGGACTAAGAGAGAAAGTTCAAATTGCTACCAAATTTGCAATCCGGCATGTCGATGGAAAGATGGACGTGTGTGGTGATCCGGCTTATGTCCGATCAGCTTGTGAAGCTAGCTTGAAGAGACTTGATATTGATTGTATTGATCTCTACTATGTCCACCGAATTGATATTCGTGTCCCAATCGAAGTCACGGTTTGTCTCTCTTCCATTTCTCTGTGTTCGAATTTGGGTAAAATAAAACCCATATCAAGTTCGAGCTTTTATTAACACTATCTGTATGTGATAAACTGGAATAAAAAGATGGGAGAGCTGAAGAAACTAGTAGAGGAAGGAAAAGTGAAGTATGTAGGATTATCAGAAGCATCGGCTTCAACAATTAGAAGGGCTCATGCTGTTCATCCATTAACAGCTGTACAGAATGAATGGTCTATTTGGTCAAGAGATTTGGAGGAGGATATTGTTCCTACTTGCAGGTAATCTTTATATGGTTTTCATGTTCTTTTATGATAATCTGAGTTTCATTGCTTGTTGAATGATGATGATCAGTGTGGTTTGTTTTACAGAGAACTTGGCATTGGGATTGTTCCTTATAGTCCTATTGGAAGAGGATTCTTGGCTGTTGGTCCTAAATTGGCTGAAAACTTGacagatggagacttcagaaaGGTACACATGTGCATATAAGGGAAATCTCTGATAtagtcccaatattttggatcAATTTACGGTTTAATCCGaacttttatttttctaataGAAAAGTTctgattattttatatttttcccaaattaaCAAAACTGTTAATATTTTTTCAACAGAAAATGACAGATTATTGTATAAAATTAGATAATCATGACTAGtctgttcaaaaaataaatattaggATTAAACCATAAACTGACCCAAAATATTTAAACTTTATTGGGGATTTCCCTTATTTTCATAGTAAAGTTAAACTATTGAAAAAAATGTTGTAGAGTCATCCAAGGTTTCAAAATGCGGAGCAAAATAAGAGTGTTTTTGAGCGAGTGAATGAGATAGCAACAAGGAAAGGATGCACCCCTGCACAGCTGGCACTGGCGTGGGTGCATCACCAAGGAAGCGATGTGGTTCCAATACCTGGAACCACAAAGATTGAAAACTTCAACCAAAACATTGGAGCTTTGTCTGTAAAACTAACGCCAGAGGAGATGGCAGAACTTGAATTGATTGCTTCGAGTGACATGGTTAAGGGAGAAAGGCATGCGTTCATGCAATTGACATGGATAAATTCGGAGACACCTCCTTTGTCTTCTTGGAAAGGTAATTGAGTAGTTCTATTAGAAAATATGTTGGACAATAAAGTGGGTTGGAGACTCTTTCCACTATTGATGTTGAACGAAAAACTAGTGTTTTACTTAAATGTTTAGTTGCTTATAAATGAATTAATGTATTTGCGAATTTTGTAGTTCAAGGTGATGTATTTTGTATCGGGATTGAACGtattgtataatatatatatggcATACTTTCCTTTTATTTTTGTAATATTGTTTGTATCGGTATTTATTATATTAGGAcaaggggtgtttggcttagcttttgagAAGGCAAAAGTCATTTTAGGAAAAATTGCAAAAAGTCAGGTTtacctgacttttccaaaaaacCCATTTTCCTTATATCAAAAAgtagtttttatgtttttaccaaacatctttaaactttttatcttttcctaaaagctaaaagatttttaaaagataaaacaaaCACCCCCAAGTCTTTTCGTTTAGATAGAAGCTATAAAAACACTTTCTCGAGGGAATTTTTAACATAGCATGTAAATTTATAAGATTTTGGTACAAgctttttcaattattttgattTTCAACCAATTGTAATATAGTCaacttattaaaaaaaaaacaataaaataatataaatacaaGGTGGTAGGCAGAACTGGCAATTTCAGATACGAATCTATGAGAGACACGACACGATACGAATACACGATACGAAtacatttt of the Lactuca sativa cultivar Salinas chromosome 6, Lsat_Salinas_v11, whole genome shotgun sequence genome contains:
- the LOC111886169 gene encoding probable aldo-keto reductase 2, with product MATVIPKVKLGSQGLVVSQQGLGCMGMSGNYGLPKPEADMIKLIHHAIDSGVTFLDTSDVYGPHTNEILVGKALKEGGLREKVQIATKFAIRHVDGKMDVCGDPAYVRSACEASLKRLDIDCIDLYYVHRIDIRVPIEVTMGELKKLVEEGKVKYVGLSEASASTIRRAHAVHPLTAVQNEWSIWSRDLEEDIVPTCRELGIGIVPYSPIGRGFLAVGPKLAENLTDGDFRKSHPRFQNAEQNKSVFERVNEIATRKGCTPAQLALAWVHHQGSDVVPIPGTTKIENFNQNIGALSVKLTPEEMAELELIASSDMVKGERHAFMQLTWINSETPPLSSWKGN